The Euphorbia lathyris chromosome 8, ddEupLath1.1, whole genome shotgun sequence genome has a window encoding:
- the LOC136203465 gene encoding tryptophan--tRNA ligase, chloroplastic/mitochondrial encodes MGRAILSHFLLPSTYPTRFVTSLSLNGFRREYVPSSESIHQNSRCRASFRCHCSVSLAQPAAAEASSSSVKKRIVSGVQPTGSIHLGNYLGAIKNWIALQNTYETLFFIVDLHAITLPYETQQLSRATRDTAAIYLACGVDTSKASVFVQSHVRAHVELMWLLSSATPIGRLNRMIQFKEKSRKTEDENVGVALLTYPVLMASDILLYQSDFVPVGEDQKQHVELTRDLAERINYLYGGRKWKKLGGRGGAIFKVPESLIPPAGARVMSLTDGLAKMSKSAPSDQSRINLLDSKDVIANKIKRCKTDAFSGLEYDNPERPECNNLLSVYQLISGKTKEEVVQECQDMNWGVFKTLLTDALIDHLHPIQVRYEEIISDSSYLDEVLKDGATKASEIADASLNNVYQAMGFLRR; translated from the exons ATGGGGCGTGCAATTCTCTCTCACTTTCTCCTTCCCTCCACCTATCCTACTCGTTTCGTCACTTCGTT GTCGCTCAATGGGTTTCGAAGAGAATACGTGCCAAGTTCGGAGTCAATTCATCAAAATTCAAGATGCCGAGCTAGTTTCCGCTGCCACTGCAGCGTCTCCCTTGCGCAACCCGCTGCTGCAGAGGCTTCTTCAAGTTCTGTaaa GAAGAGGATAGTGTCTGGTGTCCAGCCTACGGGATCTATTCATCTTGGGAATTATCTTGGTGCAATAAAAAATTGGATAGCTCTTCAG AATACATATGAGACTCTTTTCTTCATTGTCGACCTCCATGCG ATTACTTTACCATATGAAACACAACAATTATCTAGGGCTACGAGGGATACAGCAGCAATTTATTTGGCATGTGGTGTTGACACTTCCAAG GCTTCAGTATTTGTGCAGTCCCATGTACGTGCTCATGTGGAACTAATGTGGCTTTTAAGCTCTGCCACACCAATTGGTCGGCTGAACAGAATGATTCAGTTCAAAGAGAAATCTCGCAAGACA GAGGATGAAAATGTTGGAGTTGCTCTTTTAACTTATCCTGTCCTGATGGCTTCTGATATTCTTCTGTACCAG TCTGACTTTGTCCCAGTTGGCGAGGATCAAAAACaacatgtggaattgactcgtGACCTGGCTGAGCgcattaattatttatatgggGGAAGAAAGTGGAAAAAATTAGGAGG AAGAGGAGGTGCCATCTTTAAG GTTCCTGAGTCTCTTATACCACCAGCTGGAGCCCGAGTGATGTCTCTCACTGATGGTCTTGCTAAG ATGTCCAAGTCTGCACCTTCTGACCAATCTCGTATCAACCTTCTTGACTCGAAGGAT GTGATAGCAAACAAGATAAAGCGATGCAAAACCGATGCATTTTCAGG CCTGGAATATGATAACCCCGAAAGACCTGAATGCAATAATCTTCTTTCAGTGTATCAACTTATTTCAGGCAAAACAAAAGAG GAAGTTGTTCAAGAATGCCAAGATATGAATTGGGGAGTGTTCAAAACTCTCTTAACAGATGCCTTGATTGATCATTTGCATCCCATCCAG GTTCGCTATGAGGAAATAATATCCGACTCATCTTATTTGGATGAAGTCTTGAAAGATGGTGCTACTAAAGCCTCAGAAATAGCAGATGCCAGTCTGAATAATGTGTACCAGGCAATGGGATTTTTGCGGAGATGA